Below is a genomic region from Polypterus senegalus isolate Bchr_013 chromosome 13, ASM1683550v1, whole genome shotgun sequence.
gtcctagcccccTAAGAAAAGGTTAAGTACGACCAGTTTCAAACAGAAGTATTTGGGGTATCGTTTTAAACCATTTGAAGGTGAATGATTCAGAATATGATGTTATTCTTGATCCTTCCgatctatcagagggtgaaacaatgacacatttctattacaatcgagaatatttagactttataaacatttgatttgaatcacgtattttaatatttcaaatatctgacgcTCCTATTCTTGTTTATGATGtactacctcatgaagtaaatcgttTATAAACACGGCGTTAGACGTTTTCGTTTTTAAAATCGATATTAGAATGTCGTCCTGTTCTTTTCTGTCGCATTAAGCTCAGGTTTCCCGCAAACGTGATCTGAagctgtttagaaaatggatggaaggttcATTTTCCGTTTTCGCTTAACAATAAAGTAAACTTATTGATAATCTGATAGAGTCCTGTAACTCGCCAAGTCCTTTGTGACTGCGTTTCTCCAGTCCACCACCACCAAGCAAAGCCAAAAGTACAAGCAAATGACCCCGCGGCCCAGGCAGGACGTTGACAGCCGTGCGTGTCGCCTTTCGTTTGGAATAAATGCACGTCGTTTGCTTTTAAACGCTATGGCGTTATTTCTTTATGACGCTCGGGACCGTTTGTCTGTGATCGGAGCCTCACGAGATGCTGCTACCAGCCCTGTCACGCGCACACTGGCCTCCCCGCACAGTTACTGACACGAGCACACGCACACAGTCACGCACGCACGCGCTTGCTGGCGCACTTTATCTCACGTACCATCTCACGGTTTTCAGACGGGACATGGCTCTCCGGTGACCCCCTTGGGGTTCAGCACAGTCATAGTCTCTGTGTACTGTGGACCCCCAGAAGACACGGATCTTCGGGAGGAGTGTCTGTTGGACTTCCCTTTGAAGCCCCCGCTGCCACGGGGTCTGTTTTTTAGGTACTCCTTGTAATTCTTTGTAAGCAGGGTGTACAAGAAGGGGTTGATGCAGCTGTTGCTGTAAGCCAAGCACGTTACAACGAAATTAATGTAAAAAACGGTCTTTGGTGACAGGTTCCCTCTCCGGTAGTAGTAAATGTACAGCAGCTGCCACAACCAGAACGGTATGAAGCACGCACAGTAGACCAGGACGATGCTGAGGATCATGTAGAGGACCTTCTGCTTTGGACAGCGATTCACGTCCTGCGTGGTGAGCACCCTGGTCTGTGAAATCCAGTAAGTCCTGGCTAACCGCACGTATAGGTAACCGATGACGAAACCTGGCGCTAAAATGCAGGTGTTGAAAAGCACGGTGAGGTACACCTTGTACGCCTCCATCTGCCAGGTCGGGTGACACATGCGTTTCACTTCGCCGTTTTGGTGACTAGTTCTGAGATCGATCATAATCATGGTCGGCAAGGCAAGCAGAAAGGACAGCAGCCAGACCACGCAGGTGACGGTCTTCCTGTATTTCCTGGACCTCCCGAATGTGTCCAGAGGTTTCACCACTGCGAAGTATCTCTCGGTGCTCATGACTGTCAAAATGAAGATGCTGGCTTGCATGGTGAGCAGGTCCAAACTGAACAGAATCCTACAGCCAATGTCCCCGAAGTACCAGTCCTTTACAAAGTAGGTGCATACAACAAAGGGGATGGTGGAGAGATATAACAGGTCCGCAAGTGCTAAGTTCACAATATAAACGTACATTGAACCCGTCACCCTCATCGAGATGTTCATCACCACCAGCGTGTAGACGTTGCCGGTCACGCCGACAAGACACATTGCGATTAAGATAGTCCCTAGGAGAGAAGTGACAAGCATCTCATTGAAGGATCCGGAGAAGTCCACGGAGGTGTTCGTGGCGGTGGTGCGATTTGTTCTAATCAATGACGCCACATCTTCATTTTCCATCATCTCCATTCTCGCAAAGTTATTTGTGGCGGCAGTTGAACCTCATTTTAGGGTATGAGCCTTAGGACCACAACTTTTAAAAGCTGCACCCCCGAGCTTTTGTCCCGAGTGCTCAGCATCTTAGTTAATTCATTGAGCAAGGGCGAGAGATGTGCCAGAATACCATCAGAATAAGTTGAACTCTCGCACTCAGTTCAGACAGATCGGTAATCACCGTTTAGCGCAAATTAACGACACTCGTACCGGACACGGTGCACACAAATCCATTTTAAACGTTTCTATTTAGATAGGAAGTAATCCACTTACAAGGCGCGCTGTGCTGTTTCCTTCAATTCTTCAAAGTAATATCTCTCGGGAAAAACATTGTTGAATAAAACGGAAAACGAAGCAAATCGCCTGCCAGTGTTTCAGAGGGAGCAAACCCCTCATAGCACGCTTAAGACTTCCAATCCAAACTGACGGATGGAATGCTATTAGACCGGAGAGGGTGGGATTACTCTGCTCCCTAATAAATCATAGGAGGGGTTTATTCAGTGGGCTTTACAGAAAGCAGAGTCCGCTGACAGCCAGCAACAGAACAGCATGCAGCTGCCGACTCCCGTCACGTTTCTTCTGCAGACGCGGCTTGGGAGGGTAGCGGTGTGCCACGGAGATCACGTCGTGGAGGCTTTGGGGTAAAGTGCGTGTTTTGGGGTGCAGCAGATGAAGTTTTTTAGTGTTTAAATCCAATTGTCTCAGTTGTAGTCGTGAAAACAAGTTCTCAGTCAATTGACTGCAGCGCACATTGACAGTCAACCTGCACAGTGTCACAATCCATCACATTAACCGTATTCTTTCAC
It encodes:
- the LOC120542952 gene encoding urotensin-2 receptor encodes the protein MEMMENEDVASLIRTNRTTATNTSVDFSGSFNEMLVTSLLGTILIAMCLVGVTGNVYTLVVMNISMRVTGSMYVYIVNLALADLLYLSTIPFVVCTYFVKDWYFGDIGCRILFSLDLLTMQASIFILTVMSTERYFAVVKPLDTFGRSRKYRKTVTCVVWLLSFLLALPTMIMIDLRTSHQNGEVKRMCHPTWQMEAYKVYLTVLFNTCILAPGFVIGYLYVRLARTYWISQTRVLTTQDVNRCPKQKVLYMILSIVLVYCACFIPFWLWQLLYIYYYRRGNLSPKTVFYINFVVTCLAYSNSCINPFLYTLLTKNYKEYLKNRPRGSGGFKGKSNRHSSRRSVSSGGPQYTETMTVLNPKGVTGEPCPV